The Dehalococcoidales bacterium genome window below encodes:
- a CDS encoding nucleotide sugar dehydrogenase yields MYSENEIKNLASERSVKIAFIGLGRVGLPLAAVLADAGFKVTGIDINPHTVDTVNNAKTPYPDEEGLADLIYNCVRSGKLRATLDVAAIRDADMLIIAVPTLIKDEQPDIEAVIKVAMSISPHMSAGKIIVLQSTVPPGTTEFVLGELITKNTGLKAGCDFGLAYSPERTQSPQVLKDLKTYPKIVGGIDSKSTLALSAVYSTFAPSVIHMKSIIAAELDKVIENTYRDVNIAFANELALLCQLYGVDVQELIETANSQPYCHILQPGLVGGHCIPMDPYYVISDASKRGFTPPVMTAARALNEDIFNVIVSMIENGMQNITVLGLSFKPGVRSFDTSHTPRLINKLEEKDYKVTVHDPFIKDKEYDFKTEPDLYQAITRADCVILSTAHSQYKNLDFARVKSLMTGNLIIDIRAAWDPNIIKQNGLRYKGLGRTLYD; encoded by the coding sequence TTGTACAGTGAAAACGAAATTAAAAACTTGGCAAGCGAGCGCTCAGTAAAAATTGCCTTCATCGGACTGGGCCGGGTTGGATTACCTCTGGCCGCCGTATTGGCAGATGCCGGATTTAAAGTTACCGGGATTGATATCAATCCTCACACTGTAGACACTGTCAATAATGCTAAAACACCTTATCCAGACGAGGAAGGGCTTGCTGACCTTATATATAATTGCGTAAGGTCGGGAAAACTTCGTGCTACTCTTGATGTTGCAGCCATTAGAGACGCTGATATGTTAATCATTGCTGTGCCAACGTTAATAAAAGATGAACAGCCAGATATAGAAGCAGTAATAAAAGTTGCCATGAGTATCAGCCCACACATGAGTGCTGGCAAGATCATAGTTCTTCAAAGTACAGTACCGCCCGGAACTACCGAATTTGTGCTGGGAGAACTTATTACTAAAAACACCGGATTAAAGGCAGGCTGTGACTTTGGACTTGCCTACTCTCCAGAGCGCACCCAGTCTCCTCAAGTATTAAAGGATCTGAAAACCTACCCTAAAATCGTTGGCGGCATTGATAGCAAAAGTACCCTTGCCCTCTCTGCGGTCTATTCAACTTTTGCGCCTTCCGTAATACACATGAAGAGCATTATAGCAGCTGAGCTTGATAAGGTAATCGAGAATACCTACCGGGATGTAAATATCGCCTTTGCCAATGAATTGGCATTATTATGTCAACTTTATGGAGTAGACGTCCAGGAACTGATTGAAACCGCCAACTCACAGCCTTATTGTCACATACTCCAACCTGGGCTGGTTGGCGGTCATTGTATACCAATGGACCCCTATTATGTTATCAGTGATGCTTCAAAAAGAGGTTTTACCCCACCAGTTATGACAGCAGCTCGCGCTCTTAACGAAGATATATTCAACGTAATCGTCAGTATGATAGAAAACGGCATGCAAAATATTACCGTGCTCGGCCTCAGCTTCAAACCCGGAGTAAGATCTTTCGACACTTCCCATACTCCCCGGTTAATCAATAAACTAGAAGAAAAGGATTACAAAGTAACCGTGCATGATCCTTTTATAAAAGACAAGGAATATGACTTCAAGACCGAACCGGATCTTTACCAAGCTATTACAAGGGCGGATTGCGTAATCCTTTCTACAGCTCATTCCCAGTATAAGAATCTTGACTTTGCCCGTGTCAAAAGCTTAATGACAGGTAATCTAATCATAGATATCAGAGCCGCATGGGATCCAAATATAATTAAACAAAATGGCCTTAGATACAAAGGCCTGGGAAGGACTTTATATGATTAA
- a CDS encoding DegT/DnrJ/EryC1/StrS family aminotransferase, with product MIPIAKPVIDQDTEETIRQVIVSGSLAQGRYVKEFEEAFASYISSEHAIATTSGTNALQLALLAAGIREGDEVITTPFSFIASATAVLQCGARPIFADIDPVTFNIDPNEIESKITPRTKAIIGVHLYGQVFNIEATQDICEHHNLVMIEDACQAHGASWREHKAGSFGIGCFSFYPTKNMTTGEGGMITTNDQDIACKCRLLRNHGQAERYRHTILGYNARMTEIAAVIGLSQLKRLDLFNEVRIKNAGFLTEVITSINGLVPPQVLKGSKHVFHQYTIRVTPNYKMSRDELKNYLEANGIGCGVHYPIPIHQQPMFRDLDYTDELPTSEQAAREVLSLPVHPSLTSHDLNTIAEVLKNA from the coding sequence ATGATTCCAATAGCAAAACCGGTTATCGATCAAGATACAGAAGAGACTATACGGCAGGTGATCGTCTCTGGTAGTCTTGCACAAGGCAGATATGTTAAAGAGTTCGAAGAAGCTTTTGCCAGCTATATAAGCTCAGAACACGCAATTGCTACTACTAGTGGAACAAACGCTTTACAGTTGGCCTTGCTAGCAGCCGGGATCAGGGAAGGTGATGAAGTTATAACCACACCTTTCAGCTTCATAGCATCCGCGACAGCAGTACTTCAATGCGGTGCGCGGCCAATCTTTGCGGATATTGATCCGGTTACCTTTAATATTGATCCTAATGAAATAGAGTCTAAAATCACTCCCCGCACAAAAGCTATAATTGGGGTTCACCTTTATGGACAAGTATTTAATATAGAAGCCACGCAGGATATTTGCGAGCACCACAACCTGGTTATGATCGAAGATGCCTGCCAAGCACATGGAGCGAGTTGGAGAGAACACAAAGCCGGTTCCTTCGGAATTGGTTGCTTTTCTTTCTATCCCACTAAAAATATGACCACCGGAGAAGGCGGCATGATAACCACGAACGATCAGGACATAGCCTGTAAATGCCGCCTTCTCCGAAATCACGGCCAAGCTGAGCGCTATAGACACACCATACTCGGTTACAACGCTCGCATGACGGAGATTGCTGCAGTAATTGGCCTTAGCCAGCTAAAGAGATTGGACCTTTTTAACGAAGTCAGAATAAAAAATGCCGGTTTTCTTACCGAAGTCATCACCAGTATAAATGGCTTAGTGCCACCACAGGTTTTAAAAGGCAGCAAGCATGTTTTTCACCAATACACCATTCGAGTTACTCCCAATTACAAGATGAGTCGAGACGAATTAAAAAATTATCTTGAAGCTAACGGTATCGGCTGCGGTGTTCATTATCCGATACCGATACATCAACAACCCATGTTTAGAGACCTGGATTATACAGATGAACTGCCCACCTCGGAACAGGCTGCGCGTGAGGTGTTGAGCTTGCCGGTGCACCCATCTCTTACCAGCCATGATCTAAACACAATAGCAGAGGTGTTAAAAAATGCCTGA
- a CDS encoding NAD(P)/FAD-dependent oxidoreductase has product MTTNSDILIIGAGPVGSYTARRLARQGYKVTLLEKRPDLGGPVCCAGIISPDCVKLLEGEDLPVLNAFSGARVYSPNGQVLELKRNSVQAVALDRGLMDLKLAERAGAAGAACVFGIKATHIKADDTSVTVYTNDNRSNVYRGRLALITAGFNPALTSSLGMGIPADFAVGVQARVEMKAPLPLCIFTSKLFAPGFFSWLEPLEDGTALAGLLCRKNAAAAFLKFIKYLKEEGFIISAGKPQYRGVSLKPIPKTYSDRLLVIGDAAGQVKPITGGGIFYGLKAAECAISQIEQAFEHGDFTSANLAGYHIKWKQSLGRDIKLSRLARHAYEKLSQRQIDKAFATIVRTRLVEKLTGDDNLKFDEHGNVVLKIIRTPAFYRACVSTLIPWIK; this is encoded by the coding sequence ATGACCACTAACAGCGATATTCTCATTATTGGAGCCGGCCCTGTAGGTAGCTATACTGCCAGGAGGCTAGCTCGGCAAGGTTATAAGGTTACCCTTTTAGAAAAAAGACCAGACCTTGGCGGGCCTGTATGCTGTGCCGGCATAATCAGCCCAGATTGTGTGAAATTGCTGGAAGGCGAAGATCTGCCAGTATTAAATGCATTCAGCGGAGCCCGGGTTTATTCCCCCAACGGGCAAGTGTTAGAACTCAAACGCAATAGCGTGCAGGCAGTTGCCCTGGATCGGGGTTTAATGGACTTGAAGTTGGCAGAGCGCGCCGGTGCAGCCGGAGCTGCTTGCGTATTTGGTATTAAGGCAACTCATATTAAAGCTGATGATACAAGTGTAACTGTATATACAAACGACAACCGCAGTAACGTCTACCGGGGAAGATTAGCACTAATTACTGCTGGCTTTAATCCTGCATTAACTAGTAGCTTGGGTATGGGCATACCAGCCGATTTTGCGGTCGGCGTCCAGGCGAGGGTAGAAATGAAAGCCCCCCTTCCGCTGTGTATCTTTACCAGCAAGCTATTTGCCCCGGGATTTTTTAGCTGGCTGGAACCGCTTGAAGATGGTACTGCACTGGCTGGTTTGTTATGCCGTAAAAATGCCGCAGCCGCTTTTTTGAAGTTTATAAAATACCTCAAGGAAGAAGGATTTATTATTTCTGCGGGTAAACCTCAGTATCGCGGTGTTAGCCTTAAACCGATTCCGAAAACATACAGTGATCGATTGCTCGTTATTGGAGATGCTGCCGGTCAGGTAAAACCGATAACCGGAGGAGGAATATTCTACGGATTAAAAGCCGCTGAATGTGCTATCAGTCAGATCGAACAAGCGTTCGAACATGGAGATTTTACTTCTGCTAATCTGGCAGGTTACCATATTAAATGGAAACAGTCACTTGGTCGAGATATCAAGTTGAGTCGATTAGCCCGCCATGCCTATGAAAAGCTTAGCCAGCGTCAGATTGATAAAGCATTTGCTACAATTGTTCGTACTCGCCTGGTCGAAAAACTGACTGGAGACGATAATTTAAAATTTGATGAACATGGCAATGTAGTGTTAAAAATTATAAGAACTCCGGCTTTTTATCGAGCCTGTGTTTCAACATTAATACCCTGGATAAAATAA
- the glmS gene encoding glutamine--fructose-6-phosphate transaminase (isomerizing) — MCGIIGYTGKQQAATVLLDGLTRLEYRGYDSAGIATVFNGDLHLKKGIGKLEEVEQECSLSRLPGNTGIGHVRWATHGGVTAINAHPHLDCLKYIAVAHNGILDNYLQLKRKLGSKHEFISETDTEVIVHLIEEHLLPGVPLEQAVIRATRELRGTYALVVTSIVEPQKIVAIRKGSPLVVGFGKGENFVSSDFQAFLPYTRKVLFLDDKEAVVITPNKINILSGSGKKISKDPIMLDVDLAVRDKNGFDFFMLKEIFDQPQAIISAMKQDRETLQKAATLVNNCRSVVFTACGSSRYASLIGRYMFSKIAHRFSDVITSSEFSYFGDAVDENTLVIAVSQSGETADVIEGIKEAQSRGAKVLSIINTFGSTLARMSDCTLYLNCGAEFAVAATKSFISQLVLLYLLSFSIAGRLEEAETELQHIAELLEENLRVNHYAIPKTAIKLANHDKFYYIARGINFAVAGEASLKLKEVAYVHSEGMSAGELKHGTLALIEEGSPVIAIAPCDGTRDDILSNISEVKARGAFIIGVSDKPDKLFDIYIEIPKVNEYFYPLACIIPLQLFAFHSSIARSLDPDRPRNLAKSVTVT, encoded by the coding sequence TTGTGCGGGATAATAGGTTATACTGGCAAACAACAAGCAGCTACCGTGCTTTTGGATGGTCTTACCAGGCTCGAGTACCGCGGTTACGATTCAGCCGGTATAGCTACTGTTTTTAACGGAGATCTGCATTTAAAAAAGGGTATTGGTAAGCTGGAAGAGGTTGAACAGGAGTGTTCTTTAAGTCGCCTGCCCGGTAACACCGGTATTGGGCATGTCCGCTGGGCAACTCATGGAGGCGTTACTGCAATCAATGCTCACCCGCACCTTGATTGTCTAAAATACATCGCAGTTGCTCACAACGGCATACTTGATAATTACCTGCAATTAAAAAGGAAGCTTGGTTCCAAACACGAGTTTATTTCGGAGACTGATACTGAGGTTATTGTCCATTTAATAGAAGAGCACCTGCTTCCGGGTGTACCCCTGGAACAGGCTGTTATCCGGGCAACAAGGGAACTCAGAGGGACTTATGCATTGGTTGTTACTTCAATTGTAGAACCGCAAAAGATTGTTGCTATACGAAAAGGGAGCCCACTGGTAGTCGGTTTTGGCAAGGGTGAAAATTTTGTCTCTAGTGATTTTCAAGCTTTCCTTCCTTATACTCGTAAAGTACTCTTTCTGGATGACAAAGAAGCGGTAGTTATTACACCGAATAAAATCAACATACTTTCTGGATCCGGTAAAAAAATCTCCAAAGATCCAATTATGCTGGATGTGGATTTGGCAGTACGGGACAAGAATGGTTTTGATTTCTTCATGCTCAAGGAGATATTTGACCAACCTCAGGCAATTATATCCGCCATGAAACAGGATAGAGAAACACTCCAAAAAGCTGCCACGCTAGTTAATAACTGTCGGTCTGTGGTTTTTACCGCTTGCGGGAGCTCACGCTACGCTTCGCTTATCGGCCGGTATATGTTCTCTAAGATTGCCCACCGCTTCAGCGATGTTATCACCTCTTCGGAGTTCAGTTATTTTGGAGATGCGGTAGATGAAAATACACTGGTAATTGCAGTGTCTCAAAGCGGGGAAACCGCCGATGTTATTGAAGGGATTAAAGAAGCACAAAGCAGAGGAGCAAAGGTACTTTCTATTATAAATACCTTTGGCTCCACACTGGCTCGCATGAGTGACTGTACGCTATATTTAAACTGCGGTGCAGAATTTGCAGTTGCTGCTACCAAGAGCTTCATTAGCCAACTGGTGCTTTTATACCTTCTATCATTTTCAATAGCTGGGCGCCTGGAAGAGGCAGAAACAGAGCTACAACACATAGCAGAGCTATTAGAGGAAAATCTGCGCGTTAATCACTATGCTATACCCAAGACGGCCATCAAATTAGCCAATCATGACAAGTTTTATTATATTGCACGAGGTATTAATTTTGCAGTTGCCGGAGAGGCCTCCCTCAAGCTCAAAGAGGTAGCCTATGTTCATTCGGAGGGCATGTCTGCCGGGGAATTAAAACACGGCACACTTGCCCTGATAGAAGAGGGCTCACCGGTGATTGCTATTGCCCCCTGTGACGGCACGCGAGATGATATTCTCTCTAACATCTCAGAGGTTAAAGCACGTGGAGCGTTTATAATTGGTGTTTCCGACAAGCCCGATAAACTCTTTGATATTTATATTGAAATACCCAAGGTTAATGAATATTTCTACCCATTGGCGTGTATAATACCGCTGCAACTTTTTGCTTTTCATTCATCAATAGCCCGTTCCCTTGACCCGGACAGGCCACGCAACCTTGCCAAATCGGTCACAGTAACTTAA
- a CDS encoding MarR family transcriptional regulator — MKEEIKSTYFCDHDYNVWLLFNHTWRAMFKARERELLTYKITPEQAEVLLAVQALGNKATPAAISRSTLREPHTISGLIDRMVGKGLLTKNKDLDRRNLVRIELTEKGLKAYDHSTARRAIFDVMGELDPKERRSLCCMLERLQAKALKVLGVEERPAFPPKEEEAE, encoded by the coding sequence ATGAAGGAAGAAATAAAATCCACCTATTTTTGCGACCATGATTATAATGTGTGGCTTCTTTTTAACCATACCTGGCGTGCTATGTTTAAAGCCAGAGAGAGGGAGCTGTTAACCTATAAAATAACTCCAGAACAAGCAGAGGTGCTGTTGGCTGTGCAAGCGCTTGGCAATAAAGCTACTCCTGCAGCTATTTCTCGTTCGACTTTAAGAGAACCTCATACTATTTCCGGTTTGATTGACCGGATGGTTGGGAAAGGGCTGCTTACAAAAAACAAAGACCTGGACCGCCGAAATCTGGTTCGTATCGAGCTCACCGAAAAAGGCTTGAAGGCTTATGATCATTCCACTGCCCGCCGGGCTATCTTCGATGTAATGGGTGAACTTGATCCGAAAGAAAGGCGTTCGCTTTGTTGCATGCTTGAGCGCCTTCAGGCCAAGGCATTAAAAGTGCTGGGCGTTGAGGAAAGGCCGGCTTTTCCGCCGAAAGAAGAAGAGGCTGAATAA
- a CDS encoding type II CAAX endopeptidase family protein → MHLALILLVFITIAECLTVFVDVLVGLALFGVILLATLIIPALKDNYQQSRLVLSLSLVPLVRIISLSMPLAGLSQIWWFPLMYLPLFLAAVALMYMLGLRFRDIGFTFKPALANTLIAISGIGLGFIEYFILQAEPLIGELNWQSGLLAAIILFVTTGFVEEIIFRGVMQTTALEYFGRKGIIYTSVLFAVLHLGFLSAADIIFVFFAGLYFAWAAMKTGSLTGVILAHGANNTVLFVIAPYLF, encoded by the coding sequence ATGCACCTTGCACTAATTCTATTAGTATTTATTACAATCGCAGAATGCTTAACGGTTTTCGTTGATGTTTTGGTTGGGCTCGCCCTGTTTGGAGTTATTCTGCTCGCAACACTTATTATCCCCGCTTTAAAAGATAATTACCAGCAATCCCGTTTGGTTCTATCTCTTTCTCTGGTTCCTTTAGTCAGGATCATAAGCCTTAGCATGCCACTTGCCGGATTATCCCAAATATGGTGGTTCCCCTTGATGTATTTACCGCTGTTTCTTGCAGCAGTTGCTCTTATGTACATGCTGGGTCTAAGGTTCAGGGATATTGGTTTTACCTTTAAACCAGCGTTAGCCAATACTCTTATCGCAATTAGTGGCATAGGCCTTGGTTTTATAGAGTATTTTATACTCCAGGCAGAGCCTCTTATAGGAGAACTCAACTGGCAATCTGGCTTGCTGGCTGCAATCATCCTATTTGTAACTACTGGTTTTGTAGAAGAAATAATATTCCGGGGTGTTATGCAAACAACCGCCCTGGAATACTTCGGTCGGAAAGGGATAATCTACACAAGCGTACTGTTTGCTGTGCTCCATCTTGGCTTTCTTTCCGCAGCAGATATTATCTTTGTGTTCTTTGCCGGGCTTTATTTTGCGTGGGCAGCTATGAAAACCGGCTCATTAACTGGTGTAATTTTAGCCCATGGAGCTAATAATACGGTGCTCTTTGTGATTGCACCATATCTGTTTTGA
- a CDS encoding SDR family oxidoreductase, whose product MKQEKVLVTGGAGFIGSHLTENLLGAGYQVTVVDDLSTGNLANLQHLSANPNLEVLCFSVNNIDRLQKACQGVAYVFHQAALPSVPRSIADPIATNHANINGTLNVLIAAKDSGVKKVVYASSSSVYGDTPTLPKIEAMLPRPLSPYAASKISGEYYCAAFTASYGLPTASLRYFNVYGPRQAANSAYAAVIPMFISLIKQGKPPGIFGDGTQTRDFTFVKDVVNANILAAINPATGAYNIGTGANISLNELAETILKMMGRADLSPVYSGPRQGDVAHSLADISRAKVAFGYSPEYSLKDGLKMTIEVYGK is encoded by the coding sequence ATGAAACAAGAAAAGGTATTGGTGACCGGCGGTGCCGGTTTTATTGGTTCTCATTTAACTGAGAATTTGCTTGGAGCGGGGTATCAGGTTACTGTGGTGGATGATCTTTCTACCGGCAACCTGGCCAACCTTCAACATCTATCTGCCAACCCCAACCTGGAAGTACTTTGTTTTTCAGTTAACAATATTGACCGCCTGCAAAAAGCCTGCCAGGGGGTGGCTTACGTATTTCACCAAGCTGCTCTACCCAGTGTACCGCGCAGTATTGCTGACCCTATTGCTACCAATCACGCCAATATTAACGGTACGTTAAATGTGTTAATTGCCGCGAAGGATTCCGGTGTAAAAAAGGTGGTTTATGCCTCCTCCTCTTCGGTGTATGGCGATACCCCAACCCTTCCCAAGATAGAAGCTATGCTGCCGCGCCCCCTTTCGCCGTATGCCGCTTCCAAGATTAGCGGCGAGTATTACTGTGCGGCTTTTACCGCTTCATACGGTTTGCCAACTGCCAGCCTGCGCTACTTCAATGTATATGGCCCACGCCAGGCTGCCAATTCTGCCTATGCGGCAGTTATCCCCATGTTTATATCTCTTATCAAACAGGGAAAACCTCCAGGAATATTTGGAGATGGCACCCAGACCAGAGATTTTACTTTTGTAAAAGATGTAGTTAATGCCAATATCCTGGCTGCAATAAACCCGGCAACTGGCGCTTATAACATTGGCACTGGTGCAAACATAAGCCTTAATGAACTGGCAGAAACCATATTAAAAATGATGGGCAGGGCGGACCTTTCTCCAGTTTATTCTGGCCCACGCCAGGGAGATGTAGCTCATTCCCTGGCAGATATTTCAAGGGCAAAAGTTGCCTTTGGCTATAGCCCGGAATATTCCCTTAAAGATGGACTGAAAATGACAATAGAAGTATATGGAAAGTAG
- a CDS encoding DapH/DapD/GlmU-related protein — MPDITKKGEVILGNGAIIEGNIVLGSTEGGRLVIGTNAIIRSGSVIYSGVVIGNDLKTGHNILIRENTRLGNNVVVGTNVVIDGNANIGNYVSLQTGAYVTAYTVIEDYVFMGPCSVTTNDKYMQAGATLKGSYIKKGARIGANAVILPGVVIGENAVIGSGSVVTKDVPAGTTVAGNPAKVITRKE, encoded by the coding sequence ATGCCTGATATAACAAAAAAAGGAGAGGTGATACTAGGCAATGGAGCAATTATCGAGGGCAATATCGTATTAGGTAGTACAGAGGGCGGTAGACTGGTAATTGGCACTAATGCCATCATTCGATCTGGATCTGTGATATATTCTGGTGTAGTTATTGGGAATGACTTAAAAACCGGGCATAATATCTTAATACGCGAAAATACCCGCTTGGGTAATAACGTTGTGGTTGGCACCAATGTTGTAATTGACGGAAACGCTAACATTGGCAATTATGTGAGCTTGCAAACTGGAGCTTATGTAACGGCTTATACTGTCATAGAAGATTACGTCTTTATGGGGCCTTGCTCTGTCACCACTAATGATAAATATATGCAGGCAGGCGCAACTCTCAAGGGATCCTATATCAAAAAAGGGGCTCGTATCGGTGCTAATGCAGTGATTCTTCCAGGTGTTGTAATTGGAGAGAACGCTGTAATAGGTTCAGGTTCTGTAGTTACCAAAGACGTACCAGCTGGAACAACTGTTGCCGGAAACCCTGCAAAAGTAATAACTAGGAAGGAATAA